From the genome of Altererythrobacter sp. BO-6:
GCAATCAACTTCCCCGATACGCTGATCATCCGTGACCTTTACCAGTTCAAGCCGCCCCGCCCCTTTGCGCCCGGCGGCGAAATCGCGGGTGTGATCGAAGCGGTCGGTGAAGGCGTCGAAGGCTTCAAGGTCGGGGACAAGATCATGGCCGGGATCGGCAATGGCGGCCTCGCTGAAAAGGTGATCGTCCCGGCAGGGCGGATGTTCCCGATCCCTGACGGGGTGCCGTTCGAGAAGGCCGCAAGCCTGCTGATGACTTATGGCACCACGATCCATGGCCTGAAGGATCGCGGGCATATCAAGGCGGGTGACACGGTGCTCGTGCTGGGCGCAGCAGGCGGGGTTGGCCTGTCGGCTGTCGAACTGGCCAAGGCTTTCGGTGCGCGGGTTGTCGCCGCTGTCTCTAGCGAGGAAAAAGGCGAGATCGCGCGACAGGCGGGCGCCGACGAGGTCGTGATTTATCCCAGGGAAGCGATGGACAAGGAAGCGTCCAAAGAGCTTGCCAATGCCTTCAAGGCAGCCTGCGGCCCCGAAGGCGCCAACATCGTCTATGACATTGTCGGTGGGCAATATTCCGAACCCGCGCTGCGTGCGATCGCGTGGGAAGGCAAGTTCCTGGTGGTGGGTTTCCCCGCCGGGATTGCCAAGATGCCGCTCAACCTGACCCTGCTCAAAAGCTGCGACATTGCCGGCGTGTTCTGGGGCGCCTTTACCGCGCGCGAGCCGGTCAAGTTCCGCCAGCAGGTTGAAGAGCTGTTCCAGTTGATGAAGGACGGCAAGATCGATCCGCTTGTCTCGGAGACGTTCCCGCTCGAGCGGGGCGGCGAGGCGATCGCCAAGCTGGAAAGCCGGCAGGCCGTGGGCAAGCTGGTCGTCACGATGGACTGACGCGGCTTGCCGCACGCGCAAGGCAATCCTATTTCCACTACGACTCACATCCCGAGGGGACCGTATCAATGACCGATTTCAGGGACCGCGAACGCGGCGAAGAAGCCAAGTTCGCATTCGACGAGGAAAATGCGTTCAAGATCGCCGCCCGGCGTAACCGGCTGCTGGGCGAATGGGCCGCAGGACTGATGGGCCTGACCGAAGAGGAAACCGACGCCTACAAGAAGGCGGTGGTGCAGGCCGATTTCGAGGAAGCGGGCGATGAAGACGTTATCCGCAAGCTGCTGGGTGACCTGACCGCAGCCGGTTGTGACGTCAGCGAGGCCGACATCCGTGCCAAGCTTGAAGAAAAATCGATCGAAGCGCGCCGTCAACTCATGAGCGGAAGCTGATCCTATGCCCATGTCTGCCGCCGAAATCGAAGGAATGATCACTGCCGCGCTACCCGGCGCGGTGGTCGAAATGACCGATCTGGCCGGCGACAATGACCATTGGGCCGCAAAAGTTACCGCTCCGCAATTCGCAGGCAAGAGTCGGGTCCAGCAGCACAAGCTGGTCTATGAAGCGCTTGGCGGGCGAATGGGCGGCGTGCTCCATGCCTTGCAACTGACCACCGCGGTCCCCACCTCCGACTAAGCGATTTTACCAAGTCAGGTTGAAACACCATGTCCGACGTCAATGACCGTATTTCTGCCATCGTGAACGACAACGATGTCGTCCTGTTCATGAAGGGCACTCCGCTTTTCCCGCAATGCGGCTTTTCCAGCCGCGCCGTGGCGATCCTCGACCATTGCGGCATCGCCTATGAAGGCGTCGATGTGCTGCAGGACATGGAAGTCCGGCAGGGGATCAAGGCCTTTTCCGACTGGCCGACCATTCCGCAGCTCTATGTGAAGGGCGAATTCATTGGCGGCAGCGACATCATGATGGAGATGTTCGAAGCTGGCGAATTGCAGCAGCTGCTCGACGAAAAGCAAGTGGCCAAAGCGTCCTGATTTCCGCGCGCCATGACCGGCGTGGCGACAGGCAAGAATTCCAAACAAAAAAGCCGCCCCGGGGGTACCAGTGGGGCGGCTTTCTCGTATCGGGGAGGCGTGCCGGGAGACCAGTGGCGTTGCCTCTTTATCGAAGACTTGTTCGGTGCCTCGTGCTTTGCACATCCCGTGCCAGTTCTGCAAAGTTGCGCTTTTGCGCGGCTTTCGATGGTTAATGCACGAGAAACCCCATCCGGCAGTGTCAAGTTTTCCGACAGCGCAACACATTTGGTGATTGGCAATCCGGTTTGGCCCCGTCCATAAGTTCGGCAATGGCAAGCTCTCCCGATACATCTCCTGACGGCATACCTGCTGCGACAGTCATCATCTTCCGCAACGGCGCGGAGGCAGGTCCGCCGGAAATCCTGATGACGATCCGTTCGCGTGAAATGGTATTCGCAGGCGGAATGGCGGTGTTTCCCGGCGGAAGGGTTGATCCTGCCGATTTCGAATTGGGCGCGCGCCTCGGCGGCCCGCTCGATCCCGACGAGGCTGCGCACCAGGTCGCGGTGGTGCGCGAGACGCTGGAAGAGACCGGCCTTGCGATCGGCCTTGCCGGGGATATCGACGCAGCCAAGGCGCAGGCGGCGCGCGTGTTTCTGCAGGAAACGGGCGAACTGGCGCCCGTGCTTGAACACTTCGGGTGGGAGCTCGACCTTCAACAGCTCACGCCTTTCGCGCGCTGGTTTCCCAAGAACGAACGCATCCCGCGGGTTTATGACACACGCTTCTACCTCGCCAATCTGGGCACCGGTGCGGTCGAAATCGAAGCCGACCTGTCTGAAAACACCCATCTGTTCTGGACCACCGCACAAGGAGCGCTCGAGGCTGCCGAGCGCGGCGAGATCAAGGTGATCTTCCCGACCCGCCGGAATCTTGAGCGGTTAGCCCTGTTCGGCAGCTTCGCGGCGGCCAAGGCACAGGCGGAAGCTATTCCGGTGCGCACTATCACACCCGTCATGGAGGAGATCGGCGGCAAGACCTGGCTCAATATCGGCGAAGACCTGGGCTATCCGGTAACGGGCGAACCGCTCGACCGGGTACTGCGGGGCTAAACCCCTTTGGAATGTCGGGCGACCGCGCTCCCGTAGGAGCCACATCTGCCATCTGCCACCCCTGCGGGGTAGCTGATGGCTGGCGCGCCCGGCAGGACTCGAACCTGCTGCCTCAAGATTAGAAGTCTCGCGCTCTATCCAGATGAGCTACGGGCGCGCGCCGGTGCACGCATTAGCGCGCTTTCGCGTTCGTTCAAATGCCGTTAGGCAGTGCAGCGATGGATAATTCGAGAACCCCAGTGGTGACCAGCCACGCGCCGCAAAGCTTCCGCTATTACGACCTGGTGATGGCGGGATTCGTCGCGATCCTGCTGCTGTCCAACCTGATCGGCGCCAGCAAGCCCAGCTATATCCCGTTGCCGAACGGGGAAACCTGGATCTTCGGCGCGGGCGTTTTGTTCTTTCCGATCAGCTACATCATCGGTGACGTCCTGACCGAAGTTTACGGTTATGCGCGCGCGCGGCGGGTGATCTGGACGGGCTTTGCCGCCCTGTTGTTCATGGCCTTCATGGCGTGGGTCGTCGTTTCGTTGCCACCCGCCGAAGGTTGGCCGTTCCAGAGCGATTACGAGAATGTGTTCGGCAACAGCTGGCGCATCGTCCTTGCATCGATGACCGCGTTCTGGGTCGGCGAATTCGCCAATTCCTATGTGTTGGCGAAGATGAAGGTGTGGACCAGCGGACGGTTCCTGTGGATGCGCACAATTGGTTCAACCGTAGTCGGACAGGGTCTCGACAGCCTGATCTTTTATCCGCTCGCGTTCTGGGGCCTGGCCGGTTGGCCGCCTGAAACCCTGGTCCAGGTTGTGATTTCGCAATGGCTAATCAAGACCGCGTGGGAAGCGCTGCTGACGCCGGTCACGTATCTCGTGGTTGGCAAGTTGAAGAAAGCAGAAGGGGTCGATCTCTACGATACCGAGACCGACTTCTCGCCCTTTGCATCGACCAGCCGGGACGGTTAGCAGCAGCGGCTATTTCGCGAAGTCGAATGGCGCATCCCCTGCGCCGTCAGACCAGACCGTGTCGTCCGGCACGATCTCGACTGCGGGCTCCAGCTTCAGTCGCTCCGCCAGCAGGGCCAGGTCTTTCTCGACCGGTATTCCGTAAAGGTCACGGTGGCTTTCCTGCAGCCGCAGGACTAGCCGATCGCCGTCACGCAGCAAGCGACTGACCTGGAAAGACTTGCGCGAGCGCGCGCCTACCCGCCGCGCCAGCCGGATAGCGAGGCCCCAGCAGAACGCCTCTTCCAGCGCCTCCGGAGAAGCAAGCTTGCTGACCGACTTGGGCAGGCTCAGCTGGTTGCCATTGGCGGCAACGGTCGCTGCCAATTGCGCGCGGCCCACGGGATCGAGTGCGATCCAGCGCTTGTGCAGCGCCCAATCGATCGCCAGTGGAATCCTGAGGTTGGGCTCGATCTGGATCGAGGCCAGCGCCAGCATGGTTGCGGCCAATCGTACCCGCTCGCTTCCGGCCGCACCGGTCGGCACCGCTTCGACCGTCCAGCCCGCGATCCGGGCGGCAAGCTGCGGCGGCGCCCCGCGATGGCTCACGAAATGCGACATCCCGGCAAGCAGCGGGTCCTGCGCCATCTGATGCGGCGCGAGGCGGCTGTAAAGCAGCCCTTCCCTGAGGCCCCATGACGAGAACACGATCCTTGTGGGCGCCAGCGTCTTGATCAATGCCTGGAGCAGCACGGCGGCCTCAGGCAGGACCGTAGCGCGCGTGGCAGTCAAACGGGGGATCTTGGCCAGCGTGTCGCCCGAAACGCGGGCAACGCGCCGCGCCAGAAGGGACGCTTCCTTCGCATCCAGTTCAAAACCGTGCGGATCGGACAGCGGATATTTGCGCTCCTCCATCGCGTAGACGGCGAGAGCTCGCCAGGTCCCCCCGACCAGATACAGCGGCGCATCGATGCGGCTGGTCCAGCCGCCCCTCTTTATCGCCTGGCCAAGCCGTTTGCGCATCGCGGCGGGATCGTCTTCGCCGTCATGGCGATATTCCCCCAGCCGCAAGGTCCCCAGCGGCAGCGAAGTCGCGGTATCGCTCTGCCCGCCCACGATGTGGACCAATTCCAGGCTTCCGCCGCCAAGGTCCGCCACCACACCCTCCGCACCGGGAAAGGCCCCGATCACGCCGCTGGCGCTGACCGTCGCCTCTTCCTCGCCCGACAGCAGGCGGGGTTCGAAACCAAGGCCGCGCACCTGCTCCAGGAATTCTGGCCCGTTCTCGGCATCGCGCGCAGCGGCAGTGGCGACTGTTTCGACATCGTCAACGCCCAGGTCTTCGAGCAGCAAGGCAAAGCGCCGCAGTCCGCGCATGGCCAGATCGATCGAATCTTCCGCCAGCCGCCCGGTGGTCGCGATCTCCTTGCCGAGTTGTGCCACGACCTTTTCATTGAGCACCACCACCGGTGCGCGCATTGTGCCGCCGTAAACCACCAGGCGCACCGAATTCGAACCGATGTCGATGATGGCGCGTTCGGCGATATTGCCTGAGAAGCTGCCCGCCCTGTCCCCCCTGCGACGTGCGATCATGCAGCGCGCCCCTTGCGCAGCGACAATTTCGGCACAGCGTCTGGATCGAGCGCTTCCCCGCGCCCCGAAAGCGACGGGTTGGTCATGAAATAATGGTGGCAGTTGAACGACCGGTCTTCCGAAACGACGCGAGAATAGCCGCCATCGGCCCTGAGCAACCAGCTCTGCTCTGTATCGAGCATGTTGGCGAGCAGCACTTGCTGCAGCACCTGGTCATGCACGGTGCGATTGCGGATCGGGATGAATATCTCCACCCGGCGATCGAGATTGCGTTCCATCAAGTCGGCCGAGGAGATGTAGACCTTGGCCGCGCTGCTGGGCATCGGCTCGCCATTGGCAAAGGCATAGATCCGGCCATGTTCCAGGAAGCGCCCGATGATCGATTTGACGCGGATATTGTCGCTCACGCCCTCGACACCGGGCTTGAGGCAGCAAATCCCGCGGACGACCAGTTCGATCTCGACCCCGGCTTGGCTTGCTTCATAGAGCTTGTCGATCACCGCCTGGTCGGTGATCTGGTTGCACTTCGCCCAGATCGCAGCCGGCCTGCCAGCCCGCGCATTGGCGATTTCGCGGTCGACTGCGGCGTTGAATTCGTCACGCAGGTTAAGCGGCGAGATCACCAGCGCTTCCGTGCTGCGCGGTTCGACATAGCCGCTGACGAAATTGAACAGCTTGGCCGCGTCGCGTCCGAATTCAGGAGCGGCGGTAAAGAAGCTGAGATCGGTGTAGGTGCGCGCGGTAACCGGGTGATAATTGCCGGTGCCGAAATGGCAGTAAGTGCGGAAGCCGTCTTCCTCGCGGCGCACCACCATCGCCACCTTGGCATGCGTCTTCCAGTCGACGAAGCCATAGATCACCTGCACCCCGGCCCGCTCCAGCTGCGAAGCCCACATCAGGTTCTGTTCTTCGTCAAAGCGGGCCTTGATCTCGACCACGGCGGTGACCGACTTGCCCGCCTCCGCCGCGGCAATCAGCGCACTGATGATGGCTGACTGGTTTCCGGCGCGATACAACGTCTGCTTGATTGCCACGACATCGGGATCGCTCGCGGCCTGGCGCAGGAAATCGACCACCACCTCGAAACTCTCATAGGGGTGATGGATCACGATGTCCTTTTCGCGGATCGCGGCAAAACAGTCGCCATCATGCTCGCGAATCCGCTCAGGATAGCGCGGCGTATAGCTTGGGAATTTCAGGTCAGGACGATCGATCGCAACGATCTCGCCCAGGCTCTCGAAGCCGATCACACCACTGCTTTTCAGGACCAGCGCATCGCTGATCCCCAACTGTTCAAGCAGGATCTGCTCGGCCACAGGATCGAAGTCATGTTCCAGCTCAAGCTGGATCACGGTGCCGCGGCGGCGGCGCTGGATTGCGCTGCGGAAGGTGCGCACCAGGTCTTCGGCTTCTTCCTCGATCTCGATATCGCTGTCGCGCAGCACGCGGAACAGCCCGTCCCCTTCGATCGTGAAGCCGGGGAAGATGTGGTCGGCAAAGCGGCAGATCAGATTGGTAATGCTGATGTAGATGTCCTCATCGCCTGGCACCCGCACGAACCGCGGCAGGGCGGAGGGGATCAGGATCATCTCGATAACCTGCTCCCGGTCGGCATCGCGGGTCAGCGTGAACAGCAGGCCCATCCCGCCATTGGCTACAAACGGGAACGGATGCGCGGGATCCAGCGCCTGAGGGGTGATGACAGGCAGGATTTCCTCGAGGAAATAGCGCTGCATCCAGGCCAGTGCCTCCGGCCTGACCAGGTCCCCGTCGCCGACATGGATGCCGGTTTCGCCCAGCAAGTCGTGCAGTTCCTCCCAGACGTCTTGCTGGCGCTGCGAAAGCTCGGCGACCCGCTCACGGACCGCGAGCAGTTGCTGTGACGGCGTACGCCCATCGATCGACAGGCGATCGATCCCGCGCTGCACCTGCCCGGCCAGCCCGGCCACACGGATCATCACGAATTCATCGAGGTTGCTGCCGGAGATGGCGAGAAAACGCAGCCGTTCAAGCAGCGGATAGTTCGCGTTCGATGCCTCAGCGAGGACGCGCTCGTTGAAGGCCAGCCAGCTGAGCTCGCGGTTGAAATAGAGCTCGTCCGGCGCTCGCAGTGCGGATGCTATCAGGTCGGTGGCGGGTTGGCTGCTCATGATCCGATCGGCACTCTACTATGTGCCTGCGATAATGTCGAAAAGGATGATCCGGGCTCAAACCAGTGAACGGCTTTCAGCGATTTCTGTGATGCCGCGCCGCCCTTCCCCATCGCGGCCGAGCTGGACGATCACATCGATGACCGAGGCGGCATACTGGATCGTATCCGTGCGCGACAGGCCGATGCCGGTCTGCATCACCATCAGCGCCAGTTGCTCCAGCGCGCCGCGCAGGCTGTTGGCATGGATAGTCGAGAAGCTGCCCGGGTGGCCGGTGTTGATCGCGCGCAGGAAGCTGACGCTTTCCGCCCCGCGCAATTCGCCCAGCACGATGCGATCGGGCCTTAGGCGCAATGCCGCCTGCAGCAGTTCGTTGGCCGTCACCTTGGCTTCGCCCAACTCGCCCTTCACCGCAACCAGGCCGACACCGTTGGCGCCGGGCAGCTTCAGTTCGGGGGTATCCTCGACCAGCACCACGCGCTCGCTCTTGGGGATTTCCTGTAGCATCGCGTTGAGGAACGTCGTCTTGCCCGTACTGGTGCCGCCGGAAATCAGGATGGTCCGGCGCTGGCGGATCGCATCGCGCAGGAAGGCGATCGGTTCCGCCTGCGGATCGGGCAGGTCGGGCGCTTCCGGCTTTGCCAGCGGACCGGCGTCATAGGCGTCAAGCGGCAGGTCGAGCCGCCGGTGCCGCCGGATCGCCATCGCCCAATGCTTGCGCGCGGCGGGCGGTCCGCAGAACTGGATACGCGCGCCATCGGGCAAGGTCGCGCCAAGGAGGGGATGTTCGCGGTTGATCCCCTGGTGGCTGACGCGGGCGACCTGTTCGGCCAGGCGCTTGACCAGCGCATCGTCAATCTCGGGCGTCTCGATCCGCTGCATGCAGGGGCTCGCGGCGTCTTCGATCCAGACTTCGCCGGGCCGATTGATCATGATTTCCGTCACGCTGTCCCGATCAAGCCAGCGGCGGAACGGCGCGAGATAGGCGTCGAGATAGACGCTGCGTTCGCCGTGGATCTGGCCCTCTGCCGGAAGCGGATGGATTTCCGCGCTCATCCCGCAACCCGTGAGAAATCGAGATCGCGCGCGGTGAACACGCGGATCGGCTCGCCCTGGCGCACGCGGATGGTTGGGCCGACCTTGCCGTCCTGCTCCACCGCCGCCGCAGCGGCCGAACTGCCACCACCGAGCACTACCGAGGCGCCGCCAGAGGCAATCGCTGCCAGCCCGTCAACAACCGACAGCACGAGGGCCGAACCGAAACGCTGGAAGAAGTTGGACTTCACCTGCCCCTGCAAACCCGTTGTTCCGTCGAATGCGACTGCAGGGGACGCGAGGTCGACCGATGCGCCATCGGGCCGGATCAGCCGGGTCCAGATGACATAGGCCCGCTTCTGTCCGCCTTGCAGGCCGGACTGGTACTGCCCGACCAGGCGCGAGCTGCGCGGCACCAGCACGCGGGTGCCGTCAAAGCTGCGCACATCCTCGCTCACCACTGCGCGCACGAAACCAGGCACGTCGGTATCGATCGCAGTTTCAAGGATCGCGGGGATCAGCGTTCCCTGCGTTACCGTGGTCGAAGGGTTGCTCATCGCCCGCGCCTGTGCCGGCGCGCCGCCGACCCCGCCGATCCGGCTGGCAAAATCGCTGGCCGCATTGGTCCCGGCACTAGCAGCCGCGGGGGCACCGGCGGTCGCGGTTGGCGCGGCAATCTCGGCAGACTGCACTGCCGCGCTGGCATCGAACACCACAGTCGGACTGGCATAGGGATTGGTGGCCGGCATGGGAGCAGCCACTTGCCCTTCATTGATCGGCATCGGCGAAACGACAGGCTCAGCGAGTGCTTCCTGAGCTGCTACTGGCGCAGGCAAGACAACCGGCCCTGCCGGCACTGGCACCGGTGCAGGCACGGCGGCAACCTGCGCCGGCTCTTCCAGCCGCGCGGAATTCATCGCCCAGAAGGCCACGGCACCCAGCCCTGTAACGATCGCGACCCCGGCCAGCAGGCCGAGCGTGTCGGACTTGTTCTGGCGATGCGCCACGACCGGATAGGCGGTGCGGCTGGCGAGATCGATAATCTCGGCCGATTCCTGCTCGCGCGGGTCCTGGTTTCGCGACTTGTCGTCCTTTGCGGGTATCCGGTTCGAGAGTCGCATCAGTTCGCCTCCTTCGCCGCGCGTTCAGCCTGCGCCAGCGCGCGGTCGTCACGCAGCGGCGATGCCACCCTCTCAGGGCCGGTATTGACCAGCAGTGCGGCTTCGTCACCCGATCGCAGCACGATCTCGCGCGGCACGCCCTGCACTACGATGGTGTCGCCGCGCACGGTGAAGTTCACCGGCCCTTCAGTGCCATCGGTATCCTTGACGAGGATGGCGGGCACCGATCGGTCTGATGGCCAGCTGAGGAAGGTCGCCAGTCCATCGTCGAAGGCGCGGACCGGGAACAGAGCTGCATCACCGGTCTTCTCCCAGGCGAAATTGAGCGCGGTAGGGTCTACCACCGCATAGGGATCCGTTGCCGCCGCCATTTCGGCCGCATTGGCCGTTTCGCGTTCGGCATCCTCGCTCGGCGGCGGTTTGGGATAGGTAAAGCTCAGCACATAAACCGGGCGGCTGCGCGGGCTCGCGACCAGATCGAACAGATAGGTCCGCTGGCTGGTGACGACCGTCATATTGGTGGCAGCCGTGGGGGAAAGCGGCTTTACGAACAACAGGTTGGCGCGCTTGTTTGGAGTCACTTGCCAGCTTTGCGAATCCCCGATCGCGACGTTTTCGATCACTTCGTCATCGCCGAACATGATCGTCGCCTGCACCTTGGCGCGGCCGTCGATGCGGACGACTTCCGCCGGATTGTAAAGCCGTTCGACAAGGCGCGGGTCTTCGGCGGAAGCAGGTAGCGCGATAGCGGCAGATAGCGCGAGTGTAGTCGCAAATAGTGCGGCGCGGATCATGATGTAATCTCCGAAGGGCGCGCCAATGCGCGCGATTGCACCGGGCGGAAACGATTGCCGATTCCGCGGGTGCGTGAAGGCCCGGCTTGAGCGACAGCGGCGTTGCCGGATGCGGCAGAGGTCGCATAGACACGCGTTTGCCGCACGCGGCTGTCCGATCCGGTCGATCCGGCGTCGTTGGCTGGCGTTGCGGCAGCGACATCGACGCGGCGCGTCCCGCCCGCGGCCGCGGCAGCAGCGTAGCGCGGATCGGGTTGCCGCATTGCAGGTGGTGCCGCAGTCTCGCTCGAACCCACCGCGCGATCGCCCGCACCCGGCGCCATGCCGAACACCTGCCAGCCGGCGACCATGGTCCCGGCAACCTTCAGCACCATGAACATCAGCGCGGCGTGCACTGCCCCGACCAGGAAGAACGCCATGGCCGCGCGCGGGTCAATCTGCCCCGGGGATTCCACCAGCGCAGCCAGCACTGGCACCGCCAGTTCCAGCATGATGGTGCCGCCCAGCACTGCGAAGAGCGGGGTCAGGCCAAGCAAGACCAGACCCTTCAGCCAGCCGGTGAAGAGGCCGCGTGTCCCGTTGAACAGCGCCATGACGACGAAGATCGGGCCAAGCGCCACCAGCAAGGCGAGGGCGATGCGCGAGGTCACCAATACGCCCACCGTGCCAAGCAGCAGCATTACCGCACCCAGCCACATCAGCCCGGCGGGTGAAAAGGCCTCGAAATTCTGCTGTCCCTGGCTGGCCTGCTGGACCGCCGCGAAGACCACGTCGAGCTTTTCGGCAAAAACGCGGGTGGCCGAACCGTCGCTATCAGTCAGCAAGGTCGCGAGATAGTCGGGTGTCTCAACGAAGACCGGCCAGATGAAACTGCGGAAGGCGACCCAGCTGGTCGAAAAGGCCAGCACCAGCCCGACAGTGATCATACGCGGCAACAGCGCGCGGACGCTGAGGCTTGACCGCCCCAACATCAGGCTGATCGCAAAGAAGGAAACATACAGCGTCAGCATGATGACAAGCGCAGTCTCCAGCGCCCCACCGGGCGCGAAAATCTTGCCGAAGGCGCTCGCCGCGCCATCCTGCGCGATGCAATCGACCGCCTGCAGCGCCGCTGCGATGCCTCCGCCCATTTCGGACAGGGCGCTGTCGCACACCGTCGTCATTCCGCCGCCTGCCAGATCGGCAACTCGCCATAGGCGTCGCGGTCCGAATGGCCGGGCCAGACGCGCCCGGTCAGCGGCGGGAACCAGTCGGCCGGATCATCGCCTACCGCCGCGCGCAGCATATCCAGCCGCCGCACAGTGCCTTCGCGACCAGACAGGATGGTGAGCACCTCGGGCGCCCCTGATAGGTCGAGCCGCACCACGACGCTGGCGTCGGGCTGGCGAACCAGGAAGCAGCGGCTGTGTGCGGGGAGCGACTTGATCAGCGCGAATTCATGTTCGGTCAGTCCGAATCCATCGCAATAATCCTCTGGCCGCGCGCGCGAATTGGGCATGAAGATCATCGTCGCAGTCTGTTCGACCAGCGCCGCCGAGATGCGGCTTTCCAGCGCATCACGCGCGCTTTGCGTCGCGAAACCGACCAGCGCGTTGCGTTTGCGCAGCGTCTTCAGCCAGTCGCGGATGCGTGCGGCAAAAACCTCGTCATCCAGCGCCTTCCAGCCCTCATCGATCAGGATCATAGTCGGCTGGCCATCGAGCCGCTCCTCGATCCGGTGAAAGAGGTACATCATGGTGGGC
Proteins encoded in this window:
- a CDS encoding NADPH:quinone oxidoreductase family protein, with product MKALRSHTVGGPETLTLDEIDVPVPGKGEVLVDVKACAINFPDTLIIRDLYQFKPPRPFAPGGEIAGVIEAVGEGVEGFKVGDKIMAGIGNGGLAEKVIVPAGRMFPIPDGVPFEKAASLLMTYGTTIHGLKDRGHIKAGDTVLVLGAAGGVGLSAVELAKAFGARVVAAVSSEEKGEIARQAGADEVVIYPREAMDKEASKELANAFKAACGPEGANIVYDIVGGQYSEPALRAIAWEGKFLVVGFPAGIAKMPLNLTLLKSCDIAGVFWGAFTAREPVKFRQQVEELFQLMKDGKIDPLVSETFPLERGGEAIAKLESRQAVGKLVVTMD
- a CDS encoding DUF1476 domain-containing protein is translated as MTDFRDRERGEEAKFAFDEENAFKIAARRNRLLGEWAAGLMGLTEEETDAYKKAVVQADFEEAGDEDVIRKLLGDLTAAGCDVSEADIRAKLEEKSIEARRQLMSGS
- a CDS encoding BolA family transcriptional regulator yields the protein MPMSAAEIEGMITAALPGAVVEMTDLAGDNDHWAAKVTAPQFAGKSRVQQHKLVYEALGGRMGGVLHALQLTTAVPTSD
- the grxD gene encoding Grx4 family monothiol glutaredoxin, whose protein sequence is MSDVNDRISAIVNDNDVVLFMKGTPLFPQCGFSSRAVAILDHCGIAYEGVDVLQDMEVRQGIKAFSDWPTIPQLYVKGEFIGGSDIMMEMFEAGELQQLLDEKQVAKAS
- a CDS encoding NUDIX domain-containing protein; translated protein: MASSPDTSPDGIPAATVIIFRNGAEAGPPEILMTIRSREMVFAGGMAVFPGGRVDPADFELGARLGGPLDPDEAAHQVAVVRETLEETGLAIGLAGDIDAAKAQAARVFLQETGELAPVLEHFGWELDLQQLTPFARWFPKNERIPRVYDTRFYLANLGTGAVEIEADLSENTHLFWTTAQGALEAAERGEIKVIFPTRRNLERLALFGSFAAAKAQAEAIPVRTITPVMEEIGGKTWLNIGEDLGYPVTGEPLDRVLRG
- a CDS encoding queuosine precursor transporter, with amino-acid sequence MDNSRTPVVTSHAPQSFRYYDLVMAGFVAILLLSNLIGASKPSYIPLPNGETWIFGAGVLFFPISYIIGDVLTEVYGYARARRVIWTGFAALLFMAFMAWVVVSLPPAEGWPFQSDYENVFGNSWRIVLASMTAFWVGEFANSYVLAKMKVWTSGRFLWMRTIGSTVVGQGLDSLIFYPLAFWGLAGWPPETLVQVVISQWLIKTAWEALLTPVTYLVVGKLKKAEGVDLYDTETDFSPFASTSRDG
- a CDS encoding Ppx/GppA family phosphatase; translation: MIARRRGDRAGSFSGNIAERAIIDIGSNSVRLVVYGGTMRAPVVVLNEKVVAQLGKEIATTGRLAEDSIDLAMRGLRRFALLLEDLGVDDVETVATAAARDAENGPEFLEQVRGLGFEPRLLSGEEEATVSASGVIGAFPGAEGVVADLGGGSLELVHIVGGQSDTATSLPLGTLRLGEYRHDGEDDPAAMRKRLGQAIKRGGWTSRIDAPLYLVGGTWRALAVYAMEERKYPLSDPHGFELDAKEASLLARRVARVSGDTLAKIPRLTATRATVLPEAAVLLQALIKTLAPTRIVFSSWGLREGLLYSRLAPHQMAQDPLLAGMSHFVSHRGAPPQLAARIAGWTVEAVPTGAAGSERVRLAATMLALASIQIEPNLRIPLAIDWALHKRWIALDPVGRAQLAATVAANGNQLSLPKSVSKLASPEALEEAFCWGLAIRLARRVGARSRKSFQVSRLLRDGDRLVLRLQESHRDLYGIPVEKDLALLAERLKLEPAVEIVPDDTVWSDGAGDAPFDFAK
- a CDS encoding RNA degradosome polyphosphate kinase, whose amino-acid sequence is MSSQPATDLIASALRAPDELYFNRELSWLAFNERVLAEASNANYPLLERLRFLAISGSNLDEFVMIRVAGLAGQVQRGIDRLSIDGRTPSQQLLAVRERVAELSQRQQDVWEELHDLLGETGIHVGDGDLVRPEALAWMQRYFLEEILPVITPQALDPAHPFPFVANGGMGLLFTLTRDADREQVIEMILIPSALPRFVRVPGDEDIYISITNLICRFADHIFPGFTIEGDGLFRVLRDSDIEIEEEAEDLVRTFRSAIQRRRRGTVIQLELEHDFDPVAEQILLEQLGISDALVLKSSGVIGFESLGEIVAIDRPDLKFPSYTPRYPERIREHDGDCFAAIREKDIVIHHPYESFEVVVDFLRQAASDPDVVAIKQTLYRAGNQSAIISALIAAAEAGKSVTAVVEIKARFDEEQNLMWASQLERAGVQVIYGFVDWKTHAKVAMVVRREEDGFRTYCHFGTGNYHPVTARTYTDLSFFTAAPEFGRDAAKLFNFVSGYVEPRSTEALVISPLNLRDEFNAAVDREIANARAGRPAAIWAKCNQITDQAVIDKLYEASQAGVEIELVVRGICCLKPGVEGVSDNIRVKSIIGRFLEHGRIYAFANGEPMPSSAAKVYISSADLMERNLDRRVEIFIPIRNRTVHDQVLQQVLLANMLDTEQSWLLRADGGYSRVVSEDRSFNCHHYFMTNPSLSGRGEALDPDAVPKLSLRKGRAA
- the virB11 gene encoding P-type DNA transfer ATPase VirB11, encoding MSAEIHPLPAEGQIHGERSVYLDAYLAPFRRWLDRDSVTEIMINRPGEVWIEDAASPCMQRIETPEIDDALVKRLAEQVARVSHQGINREHPLLGATLPDGARIQFCGPPAARKHWAMAIRRHRRLDLPLDAYDAGPLAKPEAPDLPDPQAEPIAFLRDAIRQRRTILISGGTSTGKTTFLNAMLQEIPKSERVVLVEDTPELKLPGANGVGLVAVKGELGEAKVTANELLQAALRLRPDRIVLGELRGAESVSFLRAINTGHPGSFSTIHANSLRGALEQLALMVMQTGIGLSRTDTIQYAASVIDVIVQLGRDGEGRRGITEIAESRSLV